One Candidatus Methylomirabilota bacterium genomic window carries:
- a CDS encoding VOC family protein, whose product MLTGIDHLVVAVPDLQTASASYAGLGFTVIPGGRHPIGTHNALIAFADGAYLELIAFYEPSPEHRWWAPLQQGGGLVDFCLATDDLAADTAAFRRAGVDIQDPRPLSRVRPDGYTLHWVLSIPRSRHRGVAPFLIQDETPRDERVPRETRHRNHVTGIATVTVAVEDVATVRSWYAAVLGTPGEVVRRGDLDAAGVGLSIGPHRFEFVAPTGSRGPLEDWLRTRGPSPWAATLKTTAGPVGPLDEQQALGARLVLVP is encoded by the coding sequence ATGCTGACCGGGATCGACCACCTCGTCGTCGCGGTCCCCGACCTCCAGACCGCGAGCGCGAGCTACGCCGGTCTCGGCTTCACGGTGATCCCGGGCGGCCGGCATCCGATCGGCACCCACAACGCCCTCATCGCCTTCGCCGACGGCGCGTACCTCGAGCTGATCGCCTTCTACGAGCCGAGCCCCGAGCACCGCTGGTGGGCGCCGCTCCAGCAAGGCGGGGGGCTGGTCGACTTCTGCCTGGCTACCGACGACCTGGCGGCGGACACGGCGGCCTTCCGGCGGGCCGGCGTGGACATCCAGGATCCGCGCCCGCTGAGTCGGGTACGGCCGGACGGATACACGCTCCACTGGGTCCTGTCGATTCCGCGCAGCCGTCATCGCGGGGTGGCGCCGTTCCTGATCCAGGACGAGACGCCCCGCGACGAGCGGGTCCCGCGGGAGACGCGCCATCGGAACCACGTCACCGGCATCGCCACGGTGACGGTGGCGGTCGAGGACGTCGCGACCGTGCGGTCGTGGTATGCAGCGGTCCTCGGGACCCCGGGGGAGGTCGTCCGACGTGGCGACCTCGACGCCGCCGGGGTCGGCCTCTCGATCGGTCCCCATCGCTTCGAGTTCGTGGCTCCGACCGGCTCGCGGGGGCCGCTGGAAGACTGGCTGCGGACCCGGGGACCCTCGCCCTGGGCGGCGACGCTCAAGACCACGGCCGGGCCGGTGGGCCCTCTCGACGAGCAGCAGGCCCTGGGGGCCCGGCTGGTCCTCGTCCCGTGA